A stretch of Aspergillus nidulans FGSC A4 chromosome VI DNA encodes these proteins:
- a CDS encoding uncharacterized protein (transcript_id=CADANIAT00009454), whose amino-acid sequence MSHSQSHNILLTGVSGYLGGTLLAHLHTQANSSPYKSLYALVRSEQQASAVREYGAKPIILNLNDPLSISKTLIEKEISVVFFLIDAFNVHVQKTMIEALGHVRQRTGRDVHFLHTTGAKAFSSHVGIDSVLAPEGKLLDTDPRLYEIQQTTTAPEEYGWFTQIARTNTVIIDTAEAHGVKSYIFVPCIVYGEGKGFGNKISIQDVAIVKAARAAGRVYKVDDGKPVWPVSHIYDTTTLYCQILQQILSGHEIGHGKEGFYLAASGCVAWDDIYSAFAVALHKRGLIQDATIEMANEEAVEKMAKGLDPGNGNVRIQLGGECNFTAVHGEKIGWKAVYPPEYILEIADEEVDLILKTLDS is encoded by the exons ATGTCTCATTCTCAATCCCACAACATTCTTCTGACCGGCGTCTCGGGCTACCTTGGCGGCACGCTTCTCGCCCATCTGCACACTCAAGCCAACTCCTCCCCTTATAAAAGTCTTTACGCCCTTGTGCGCTCCGAACAACAGGCATCAGCCGTGAGAGAATACGGAGCTAAACCCATCATTCTGAACTTGAACGATCCTTTGTCCATCTCAAAAACGCTGATCGAAAAGGAAATcagcgtcgtcttcttcctcatcgatGCATTCAACGTTCATGTCCAAAAGACGATGATTGAGGCCCTGGGACACGTGAGACAGAGGACAGGGAGGGATGTGCATTTCCTGCACACGACTGGTGCAAAGGCATTCAGCTCACATGTCGGTATTGACTCTGTTCTTGCCCCCGAGGGGAAATTGCTCGATACCGATCCGCGGCTGTATGAAATTCAGCAAACCACAACTGCGCCGGAGGAGTATGGCTGGTTTACTCAG ATCGCACGGACGAATACCGTAATCATAGACACTGCCGAGGCGCACGGTGTGAAGAGCTACATCTTTGTCCCCTGCATTGTCTACGGCGAGGGCAAGGGATTTGGGAATAAAATCTCAATCCAGGATGTTGCCATTGTGAAGGCTGCACGGGCAGCGGGGAGGGTCTACAAGGTTGACGACGGGAAACCG GTCTGGCCCGTCTCGCATATTTACGATACAACGACCCTATATTGTCAGattcttcagcagatccTCTCGGGTCACGAGATTGGACATGGCAAGGAGGGCTTCTATCTGGCTGCGTCGGGGTGCGTAGCATGGGATGATATTTACAGCGCCTTTGCCGTTGCGTTGCATAAGCGAGGCCTCATTCAAGACGCAACGATTGAAATGGCgaatgaggaggcggtggagaagatggcgaaGGGCTTGGACCCGGGTAATGGGAACGTGCGGATTCAACTGGGCGGGGA GTGCAACTTTACGGCTGTCCACGGTGAGAAGATTGGTTGGAAGGCTGTATATCCGCCAGAATATATCCTGGAGAttgcggatgaggaggtcgacTTGATTCTAAAGACACTGGATAGTTAG
- a CDS encoding exoribonuclease II (transcript_id=CADANIAT00009455), whose product MPLTAYRARISGRATGPGFVKLGHSTSVARSCPAALSRLAARPVIARRYNSNETQSSVGDSLRKPQSIDDIRLQTEFEKNKDIRDYLRKWQEITPNTLDPVRNIELSESSQPWTGNMFTFGSDLDDAVDDKLRLTDEDMSGFAHIADEGEGVYDYLQPGDLVVFRMYAPFCSAWKPLTIGSSHEILRYGIYVRSINKQHQFYTHRGKWRIADTKDVDFVVRGFVSPKSVRRLHPYFPDTTAELLGEIQSTIEGGVPREAGARLLEKLNEFDAQVQALYRANSIRFDNIYEVVAHPEKQLQMTLDELACEALEIEPDQINDVIRYVVHRSCRQFPFLIDNDRSSLFTFQYVIFPTSVATMLTRVTTWVREHQSFLVGSVTANSVKSHHPMVTFIQKAQRLIRQSRVIRSPTVMACVGPSAQRFALEGAGISQVVRKVSNEAFTSFNDNDKLIIRFLQLWCIPPKRMKSAALQSAGSHIMRATGMYSAMELNSGSAPLFLQELGVFAPWENLRLLDQDLNLSPYPPTSDQKWSQFQGETQSSRRNCLGDAMAALRKDWGELPVYCVDAIDAQEIDDGISLERIPGSDSFWIHVHVANPSSYLNVGHRLIEYAAARLQTLYVPERTYPILPPSLTQEHFSLAPGRPCLTFSAKLNLQGQVLESNVTNGVVRNVKYITHDKLRSVFGVEADSSMKPLTVGGKMPERSRPDLQDTLSPEDENTFHTLRQLMLGFREYRRKNGAMEWPNNINTPVSMTVGRRPLDPPSIEVTHGGYYIGDPIIQLCPQKIDPHEVLDLSKHDLVSLLMNLACWVSAKWLAERNIPAVYDGTNYHPEYPPLTRENMSEYGGQGFFELAAPRGVSSSRPIHHIPLGLDAYVKSTSPLRRYSDLLAHYQIEAALRFEHEHGRRLDASNPDDAKALPFSHEDVEEHISRSRWKKNRLRAIDHGSKQFWACMLLFRAFYFAECALPETFECLVHRPFSQTAMVGTQYDNGFLGAITSLGVRCAIIVPPEVKDVDVLSVVEAKITSVNLARCLVTVQATRLVKPFKRVGEWA is encoded by the exons ATGCCTCTAACTGCCTACAGAGCCCGGATATCCGGCAGGGCGACAGGTCCGGGCTTTGTCAAGCTCGGCCATTCGACCTCCGTCGCCCGTTCGTGCCCAGCAGCCCTGAGCAGACTTGCCGCAAGACCAGTGATAGCTCGGCGGTACAATTCTAATGAGACTCAG AGTTCAGTTGGCGACTCGTTGCGAAAACCGCAGTCCATTGACGATATTCGACTTCAGACCGAGTTTGAGAAGAATAAAGACATTAGGGACTACCTGCGAAAATGGCAGGAGATCACACCAAACACTCTGGACCCAGTTCGCAATATCGAACTGTCGGAGTCGTCGCAACCATGGACGGGGAATATGTTCACGTTTGGCTCGGACCTGGATGACGCGGTTGACGATAAGCTGCGGCTGACAGACGAGGATATGTCCGGCTTTGCCCATATTGCTGATGAGGGAGAGGGTGTATACGACTACCTACAGCCTGGAGATCTTGTGGTGTTTCGGATGTATGCACCCTTCTGCAGCGCTTGGAAACCGCTAACAATTGGCAGCTCCCACGAAATATTGAGATACGGTATCTACGTTCGATCCATCAACAAACAACATCAATTCTACACCCACAGAGGGAAATGGCGGATTGCCGACACTAAAGATGTCGACTTTGTGGTGAGGGGATTCGTAAGCCCCAAGTCTGTCAGGCGTCTGCACCCGTACTTTCCAGATACCACAGCCGAGCTGTTGGGCGAGATTCAGTCGACaattgaaggaggagtaCCACGCGAGGCAGGCGCGCGCCTTCTTGAGAAGTTGAATGAGTTTGACGCGCAGGTCCAGGCACTGTACCGGGCCAACTCAATTCGATTCGATAATATCTACGAGGTGGTGGCCCATCCAGAAAAGCAACTGCAAATGACCCTGGACGAGCTGGCCTGCGAAGCGCTGGAGATTGAGCCCGACCAAATCAATGATGTGATCCGTTATGTTGTCCATCGCTCATGCCGCCAGTTTCCTTTTCTGATAGACAATGATCGAAGCTCTTTGTTCACCTTTCAATATGTCATCTTTCCCACCTCCGTCGCCACCATGCTTACAAGAGTCACGACTTGGGTCCGCGAGCACCAGTCATTTCTCGTTGGTTCTGTTACTGCAAATAGCGTGAAGTCGCATCATCCAATGGTGACATTCATTCAAAAGGCGCAACGATTGATACGACAGAGCAGGGTTATCCGCTCGCCGACCGTGATGGCTTGCGTGGGCCCATCGGCACAGCGCTTCGCTCTTGAGGGTGCTGGCATCTCGCAGGTGGTTCGGAAGGTGTCAAACGAGGCCTTTACCAGCTTCAATGATAATGACAAGCTAATTATTCgattcctccagctctggtgTATCCCCCCTAAGAGGATGAAGTCGGCCGCTCTGCAATCGGCTGGATCGCATATAATGCGCGCAACAGGCATGTATTCCGCAATGGAGCTGAATTCAGGATCGGCCCCTTTGTTTCTGCAGGAACTGGGGGTTTTTGCGCCATGGGAGAATCTACGCCTCCTGGATCAAGACCTGAATCTCTCCCCATACCCCCCTACCTCGGACCAAAAGTGGAGTCAGTTCCAGGGTGAAACTCAGAGTTCTCGTAGAAATTGTCTAGGTGATGCAATGGCCGCACTGCGAAAGGACTGGGGCGAATTGCCCGTGTATTGTGTCGATGCTATCGATGCGCAGGAGATCGACGATGGCATTTCGCTTGAGCGCATCCCGGGGTCGGACTCTTTCTGGATTCACGTTCATGTCGCCAACCCATCCTCATATTTAAACGTTGGCCATCGTCTTATTGAATATGCAGCAGCCCGGTTGCAAACCCTCTACGTACCTGAAAGGACATATCCTATACTGCCACCATCTTTGACACAGGAACACTTCAGTCTCGCCCCTGGTCGGCCTTGCTTGACATTCAGCGCCAAGCTGAACCTTCAGGGCCAAGTTTTGGAGTCGAATGTGACTAATGGCGTTGTTCGAAATGTCAAGTACATCACACATGACAAGTTGCGCAGTGTGTTTGGAGTCGAGGCTGATAGCTCCATGAAACCACTGACGGTTGGAGGGAAAATGCCGGAACGGTCCCGTCCGGACCTGCAAGATACATTATCGCCTGAAGACGAGAACACGTTCCACACTTTACGCCAGCTTATGCTAGGGTTTCGCGAGTACCGCCGCAAGAACGGCGCAATGGAGTGGCCCAACAACATTAACACACCTGTCTCAATGACAGTCGGAAGACGCCCGCTAGATCCGCCCTCGATAGAGGTCACCCATGGAGGCTACTACATCGGCGACCCAATCATCCAACTCTGCCCTCAGAAAATCGACCCTCATGAGGTCCTGGACTTGTCCAAACACGACCTCGTCTCCCTGCTCATGAACCTCGCCTGCTGGGTTTCAGCCAAGTGGCTCGCCGAGCGCAACATTCCAGCCGTGTACGACGGCACAAACTACCACCCGGAATACCCTCCATTGACTCGAGAGAACATGTCCGAGTACGGGGGACAGGGATTCTTCGAACTCGCCGCACCAAGAGGTGTTTCATCTTCCCGCCCAATACACCATATTCCATTGGGACTTGATGCCTACGTAAAGTCAACTAGCCCGCTCCGCCGATACAGCGATCTGCTAGCACACTACCAGATTGAAGCGGCCCTCCGCTTCGAACATGAGCACGGGCGGCGTCTCGACGCCTCCAACCCCGACGACGCGAAAGCCCTCCCGTTCTCTCATGAGGACGTCGAAGAGCACATTTCACGGTCTCGATGGAAGAAAAATCGCCTGCGCGCCATCGACCACGGTTCGAAACAGTTCTGGGCATgcatgctcctcttccgcgCGTTTTACTTTGCAGAATGTGCCCTCCCCGAGACGTTTGAGTGTCTCGTGCACAGGCCGTTCAGCCAAACGGCGATGGTGGGCACGCAGTATGATAACGGGTTCCTGGGTGCTATTACTTCGTTGGGTGTGAGGTGTGCAATTATTGTGCCGCCTGAAGTGAAGGATGTTGACGTCTTGTCTGTTGTCGAGGCCAAGATCACGAGCGTCAATCTCGCACGGTGTCTTGTCACCGTGCAGGCGACAAGGCTCGTTAAGCCGTTCAAGCGCGTGGGAGAGTGGGCGTGA
- a CDS encoding uncharacterized protein (transcript_id=CADANIAT00009456), which translates to MWRNAMSASAAPLDPTVPSYTPYPYRQYSDLNASLPVPQSEGVKARKIAIPRATAARTTFQRRRSARACEPCRQRKVKCDAARPVCQKCREHGLECSYMDIKRIRDQKQLGLLNEKVERYEKLLKQLETEVDPTTARIIRRTLSVSGQPSSDDGGGENDSDADSTTSQGSLEDIDLVKEDLNRSDKTVAVGFFGKNSEIAWMQKLEDVSDQREHGLSNGEKPTSKDIPINSMSNHLDDLSIPFPDTVNPYAVPGKELADKYFNAYMESVHPSFTVVRKRTFRAQYEQFYKKKHFRPPRKWLAVLNMILALGCRYCRLTSKVVAGERDTDDTVFLNRARILCLSGNVLFEHDDLQQIQVMLLVAVYLVALGQVNGGSKFSSMALRSAISLGINLRFQDEKTPAASKEARTRLWWSIFQIEHIVTSITGRISGCSEGLSAALLPVPFNEESADRNSGLSEIFRDRDLRCSRLQLTLFQNQEQAVSAAAWLRNCEPSPALLFHIIVDLNIIAQAVINSIYSIQGLRQSAVQLEQRLHRHSESMDNWLRKIPHYYRFFISPEDDAFHLPPGANKAESNYTRERITLAVYYYSARITLCRPCLSHSHNTNTSQKSSDSSSRASFRAIMTHTCLRSSISLLSMLPETPDTAWLISVTPWWSILHSLMQAITALLVFLATESVENSSENIPQSDKSTPVTKNTVISQTSKALRWLHHLGFSSLAAARAFKLCESFVRRMDPSLGFDLGDLASSKDFPSQGGDVDMFGAGDLESEGVLDGLAMVDDG; encoded by the exons ATGTGGAGGAATGCGATGAGCGCTTCAGCTGCACCATTAGACCCAACCGTGCCGAGCTACACGCCCTATCCGTACAGACAATATTCCGACCTGAATGCTTCGCTCCCTGTGCCGCAATCTGAGGGGGTGAAGGCTCGAAAGATCGCTATCCCGCGCGCTACAGCGGCGAGAACGACTTTCCAGCGGCGTCGGTCAGCGCGAGCCTGCGAGCCATGTCGGCAGCGAAAGGTAAAATGCGACGCGGCGCGGCCAGTATGTCAGAAATGCCGCGAGCATGGATTGGAATGTTCGTATATGGATATAAAACGGATCCGGGATCAGAAACAGTTGGGTCTACTGAATGAGAAAGTTGAGCGATACGAGAAGTTGTTGAAACAGCTAGAGACGGAGGTTGATCCAACAACTGCAAGAATAATCAGAAGGACTTTATCG GTTTCTGGGCAGCCCTCGTCAGATGATGGAGGGGGAGAAAATGATAGTGACGCCGATTCGACCACATCGCAAGGATCTTTGGAAGATATAGACTTGGTCAAAGAGGATTTGAATCGCAGTGACAAAACGGTTGCAGTTGGATTCTTCGGGAAGAATTCCGAGATTGCGTGGATGCAGAAGCTTGAGGATGTATCAGACCAACGAGAGCACGGCCTGTCGAACGGAGAGAAGCCTACTAGCAAAGATATCCCCATCAATTCGATGAGTAACCATCTTGATGACCTCTCCATTCCATTTCCCGACACGGTCAACCCCTACGCAGTGCCGGGGAAGGAATTGGCTGATAAGTACTTCAATGCGTACATGGAGTCGGTACATCCATCATTTACCGTTGTTCGGAAGCGAACTTTCAGGGCGCAGTACGAACAGTTCTATAAGAAGAAACATTTTCGTCCGCCGCGGAAGTGGTTGGCTGTGCTGAACATGATTTTGGCGTTGGGCTGTCGGTACTGTAGGCTGACTAGCAAGGTTGTGGCAGGTGAGAGGGATACGGACGACACGGTGTTTCTGAATCGTGCTAGAATACTGTGTCTGAGCGGGAATGTGCTGTTCGAACATGACGATCTCCAGCAGATCCAAGTGATGTTGCTAGTTGCGGTCTATCTTGTTGCGTTGGGGCAGGTAAACGG TGGATCGAAGTTCTCGAGCATGGCCCTCCGCTCTGCTATCTCCCTCGGTATCAATCTTCGCTTCCAAGATGAGAAGACCCCTGCAGCGTCGAAAGAAGCTCGAACCCGCCTGTGGTGGTCCATTTTTCAGATCGAACATATCGTAACCTCTATAACCGGCCGCATCTCTGGCTGCAGCGAAGGGCTTAGTGCAGCCCTCCTCCCAGTCCCATTCAATGAAGAGAGCGCAGACCGTAACTCAGGTCTTAGCGAAATCTTCCGCGACCGCGACCTCCGATGCAGCCGGCTGCAGCTCACACTTTTTCAGAACCAGGAACAAGCTGTATCTGCTGCAGCGTGGTTACGCAATTGCGAGCCCTCCCCGGCACTCTTATTTCATATTATTGTTGATCTTAACATCATCGCGCAAGCcgtcatcaacagcatctACAGCATCCAGGGACTTCGCCAGTCCGCGGTTCAACTCGAACAGCGCCTCCACAGGCACTCCGAAAGCATGGATAATTGGTTACGCAAAATCCCTCATTACTATCGCTTCTTTATCTCCCCAGAAGACGATGCCTTTCATCTTCCCCCCGGAGCGAACAAGGCAGAATCAAACTACACCCGCGAACGCATCACCTTAGCCGTCTACTACTACAGCGCCCGCATCACCCTCTGCCGTCCCTGCCTCTCGCACAGCCACAACACAAACACCTCCCAGAAATCGAGCGACTCGAGTTCCCGCGCTAGCTTCCGCGCCATCATGACACACACATGCCTTCGCTCCTCGATATCGCTGCTATCCATGCTCCCCGAAACTCCGGACACCGCCTGGCTGATCTCCGTCACACCGTGGTGGTCAATCCTCCACTCCCTCATGCAAGCCATTACCgccctcctcgtcttcctcgcaaCCGAATCCGTTGAGAATTCATCCGAAAATATCCCACAGTCTGATAAAAGCACACCGGTTACTAAGAATACAGTGATATCACAAACAAGTAAGGCTCTGCGTTGGCTGCACCACCTTGGCTTCAGTAGCCTTGCCGCTGCTCGCGCGTTTAAGTTGTGTGAGAGCTTCGTGCGGCGAATGGATCCGAGCTTAGGTTTTGACTTGGGCGATTTAGCCTCTAGTAAGGACTTTCCTAGTCAGGGCGGAGATGTTGATATGTTTGGGGCTGGGGATTTAGAAAGCGAGGGTGTGCTGGATGGCTTGGCGATGGTTGATGATGGTTAG